From the Sphingobium sp. RAC03 genome, the window GCCCGCTATTGCCCGCCGCTCGCTGAACCGCAACTGAGCGATCATGCCCAAGGTCAAAGGGTTGCATCCGTCAGGCTCCTATCATCGCATTTGTGGACTCATTCGTCGCATCGTCCTTGCCCGTCCGGGCGGGGGCCGCCCCTATGTTCGCGCAAAGTGCGGGGATTATATGGCATCGAATGACAACCGGGGCGGGGTCGCGCGCCTGGTCCTCTTGGTTATGGCCCTGTCGGCCTGTGTGAGCGCGCCTGATCCGCGCCCGGCCCAGGCGGCGGCGAGCGCGCCGCAGACATCGCGCCCGGCGACCAATAGCTGGCCGATCCGCCAGGCGCCCAATCCACCGCTGCCCTATCGCGCGGTCAGCCAGAATGATGCGCCATCGCCGACCCTGGTCAGCGCGATCCGCAATCTGGGCCAGGGATTCCGCGGCAAGGTCGGCATCGCGGTTCGCCGGATCGATGCCGACTGGACCGTCGCCTGGAACGGCACCGCCCTGTTCCCGCAGCAGAGCGTATCGAAATTCTGGGTGGCGCTGACGTTTCTGGACGCGGTGGACCGGGGCAAGCTGCGCCTGACCGATACGACCACGATTACGAAAAACGACCTGACCCTGTTCCATCAACCCTCGGCCGCGATGGTGAAGGCGGGCGGTTGGACCACCAGCTATTCCGACCTGATGCGCCGGGCGATGACGCAGAGCGACAATACCGCCAACGACACGCTGTTGCGCGCGGTAGGCGGGCCGGACGCGGTGCGCAGCTATCTGGCGCGGCGGATGATCAAGGATGTTCGCTTCGGCCCTGGCGAGCGGCTGTTGCAGGCGACGACGGCGGGCCTCGACTGGCGGCAGGATTATTCGATCGGGCGCAATTTCTACACCGCGCGATCACGGCTGCCGATGGCGGCGCGGGTCAAGGCGCTCGACAATTATCTCGCCAATCCGCCGGACGGCGCGGCCCCCACCGCGATCGTCGGCGCGCTGGCGAAGCTCAAGCAAGGCGACATGCTGTCGGCCGAATCCACCCGCTTGTTGCTGACCGTCATGGCCGAAGCGAAGACCGGGCCGCAGCGGATCAAGGGCGGAGTGCCGCTGGGCTGGTCCTATCTGCACAAGACCGGGACAGGCCAAGATCTCGCCCCGCGCTCGACCGGCTATAACGACATCGGCATCATGACCGCGCCCGATGGCACCAGCTATGCGGTGGCCGTGCTGATCGGATCGACCACCGTGTCGATCCCCGAACGCTGGGCGTTGATGCAGGGCGTGGCGAAGGCGGTGGCGGCAAACCATCAGCGCTGATGATGATCGATCGGTGAGGGACGGTCTGTCCGTGCTGTCGCTGACAGGTTGGCTATGACGCGCTTGCAGGCGGAGCGATGCCGATGGTCAACGCGATCCGCAGTGTCGCTAGGAGCGGACCTTCCGCAAAGAATCGACCAATTCTTGCCGTTCAGCCTCTTCCGATGAGACCCCAAAAGCTGCCATATATCGTTTGAGACATGGGAGTGATCGCCTTGTTAATTGCAGCCTCGCTGGTTTGGATATTGAATATAGGGTTTGGGTTTTGGCGTGGGTTTCAAGACCTTGTAGAAGGGAAACGAGCGCAGGCAGCCCTAGGCATTATATGCGTCTTGGGTGTTAATGCGGTGTTGGGCTGGATGATCTACATGGCTATCTCAACCAGTCACGATCTTTGAGCCTATCAGCTAACGACCATGTATTGACATATTGGAGGTTGCAAGCCGTTCCCAATAGCGGTCATAACCGAAACAGATTAATGTTATCCCCTGACTGGTATGATAGCTTTATGCAATTGCCGATCCCAGACGGCTTCTTCTATCTTCGTCCTGATCGCTCCACTGGCTGCGGCGATTCAGGTCACTATCTCAGTTACCACGGCGGGCGAGATGGAGATACGCTACTCATCTGCCATGAAACCGAACCGCTAAGCGCGAACGCCAATCCTCTCTGCCGTATTCTCTGCTTCTGCTCGCAATCCTCGCGCCAAGTTACTGATGAAGAAAGCCAGAGCAATCCAGACGTGCATTCGACCGTATATCTTTATAGCGTGACCAAAATCAGCGTAAACGCTCACGTTGAAGGGCTCTGTAATGCTCAAGAGTTCTTGACGAAATACTTTGAATATCAAGCTAATCGTTACGCGCCTAGCGATTCTACAGGCAAAAAGAAAAGGGTTATGGTCGAAGTGGCTTTCGGAACCGCTTGGTATGGAATGAACCATTAGCTATTTCCGCTTCTGCCTGATCCGTCTCATAACCCGACATTCCGCTACCCACCCTTGCCGTCATGCCGGGCTTGACCCGGCATCCATTGGCTCAACCGTTTGGCGTTACTGAGAGGGGGAGGCTCATGGACCCCGGATCAAGCCTGTCCTTGCATATTGGGGTTGGCATTTATTTCAGCCTTGGTTGAATTGGTGCCGACCTGTCTGGGGTCATGACCCCGGACAGGTCGGAGCGGATAGGCTGTGCCTGTCCTTGGGCATAAAGCTCGCGATCCTCAGCAAAGCCGTCCGCTCCATCCATGATCGTCTCGAACGGTTGCCTGAGCCTTGAGCTCGTATGCAAGGTGGAGAAACATGATGTCGAACCAATATGTTGCCGTCGATGTATCTAAGGCGGCACTCGATATTGCCTTACCGGGGGCTAACGGGGTTTGGCGCCGTACCAATTCGGTGGCGGGGATCGCGGCTTTAAGAAGGCGGCTCGCGACCCTTGAACATCCCCATATCGTCTGCGAGGCAACGGGCCGCTATGGCCGGTTGCTCGCTCGCCAGATGGGAGCGGCGGGGATCGCCATGAGCATCGTCAATCCCAGGCAAGTGCGGGATTTTGCTAGAGCGAGCGGTCAACTCGCCAAAACCGATGCGCTTGACGCTGGCATCATCCTACGCTTCGCTGACGCCATGCAGCCCGCCAGAACACCGCCAACACCTGAAAATCAGGCTCGCCTTGCCGAGCAAGTGCGCAGAAGGCGGCAACTGGTCGGTATGCTGGTTACCGAAAAGCAGCGTCTGTCCGGCCTCGATGACGCCGAAACGCTGGCTTCGATCCGCGAGCACATTGCCTTCCTGCAAGGACAAATCGGCCAGTGCGATGCGCGCATAACGGCTGAAATCGAGGCTGATGCCACGCTCGCGCGCAAAGCTATGCTGCTGGAGTCTATTCCAGGCATCGGCGCCACGACAGCGGCAGTGCTGATCGCCGAACTCCCCGAACTTGGTATCGCTGACAAAAAGCAGATCGCAGCCCTTGCCGGCATCGCTCCCATGAACCGTGACAGCGGCCAGTGGCGCGGTCAGGCGCATATTACCGGCGGCCGACTCTCGGTCAGATGCGCGCTCTACATGGCAACATTACCCGCCATCCGCTTCAATCCAACCATCCGCGACTTCTACCAGCACCTCCGCGCGGGAGGCAAAGCGCCCAAAGTCGCCATCACCGCCGCCATGCGAAAACTCCTCATTATCGCAAACGCCATCGTCCAGCAGGATAAACCATGGGCCAATCTCGCTTGACACCCAATACGGTTGCTGAGCGCCTGCCTTGGCAGGCAGTCGAAGGGGCTACTCAGGACGAACGGTTCTGAGTAAACTCATCACGCTCTAGGGGATTATCCGCCCGCGGGCTGGAACAAGTCCTTGTAGAAGCCGGTCGTCTTGACCGTGACGGTGACGGGCGTGTCGCCCTTGTTGCGCCAATACCAGCCATGGGTGCCGGCATAGGGCGCGGTGAAGCTGCCCCTCGCACTCGTTTGTTCGCGCTCTTCCCAATAGCTGGTGAAGGCGCCGTCGGTCGCATCGGGGGCTTCGCCATGCATGTCGACCTTGACCGGGCCGCCGGTCGATTGCCATTCGAAGACGAAACTATCGCCCTGCTGCATATGCGCCTTCACTTCCTGACCGCTGTGCGGCGCGAGGGTGATGGTCATGCTGTCCTGCCGCCACGGGGCGGTGCGGGCGATATTGTCCTTGGTCGGAAGCGTCGGCGCGGTGCTGGCTACGGGCTGGGTCGCTGCTGGCGAAGGCGCACCTGGTTCGGCCACCATGGCGGTGAGGCCGAGCGCGCCGCCGACCCCGGTCGGGTCGATGCCATATTCGGCGGGCAGGACGAACAGGGTCAGGATGGCGACCGCGCCGATCGCGGCGGCACCGGTGGCCTTAGCGAGCGTGGCGGGCGGGGTCGTGATGCGCGTGGGTGGCGCGGGTTGGTGGCTGCTGGTCATGTCAGGCCCTTTTCGATCAGATAGCCGGTCAACTGAAAGCCGACGAGGACGAAGCCCGCGGTCATCAGCGCCGCATTGGCGAGGACCGCGCTGCGGCGGAAAGTATCGGTCCTGCGCCAGAAGGTCATGGCGAGCAGGATGAAGGTGAGCGCGATGAACTGGCCGATTTCGACGCCGATGTTGAAGGCGAGGAGATTGGGGATCATCCCGTCTTTCGACAGGGTGAGATCCTGCAGCTTGGTCGCGAGGCCAAAGCCGTGGAAGAAGCCGAAGATCAGCACCGCCGCCTTGGGATTGGGCGATATGCCGAACCAGGTGCGGAAGCCGTCGAGATTGTCGATCGCCTTATAGACCACCGACAGGCCGATGATCGCGTCGATCAGGAAGGGATTGGCGCGCAGGTCGAGGATGACGCCGAGCAACAAGGTGGTGCTGTGGCCGATCGCAAACAGGGTGACGTAGGTGCCGACCTGCTTCAACCGATAGAGGAAGAAGATGACCCCGGCGAGGAAGAGCAGATGATCATAGCCGGTCACCATATGTTTGGCGCCCAGATACATATAGGGGATGATGTTGACCCCCGATGCGCCTTCGATGAAGGCGCGGTCATTCTCGTTTACGCCATGGGCCAAGAGCGCCTGACCGATGCAGGCCAGCATGAGCCCCAGCAGCAGCAGCGCGACCCGCCGCATACCGAGGGGGATGGGCAAAGGGCGGATCGCGCTGCGCATGATCGCCGCTTACTTGGTCTGGAAGGCGGTGAAGACCTTGGCACCGCTCTTGTTGACCAAGGCGACGACGATCTTGGCGCCCTTGGCGGCCTTGAAGCCGGGGGCGGACAATTTATTGCCACCGGCGGGCTTGAGCGCGGCCTGGCTTTTCTGGCCCGATGCGGTCTGGGTCAGCGTGGCGGTGTAGGCCGATGCGGGCAGCGGCTCATCCTCTTCGCTGATATAGACATCGACGCCCTTGGGACTGGCGACCAGTTCCACCATGGTTTCGCCCGACATCTGAACGAGGCCGCCATGCTGGGGCTTCATGCTGCCATGGGCGAAGGCGGCGGTGGGGGTCAGGGCGAGGGCTGCGGCAATAGCGATGGCGGCTGGGCCGAGCTTCATCAGGTCGAGTTTCATGGGTATCTCCTCATGGGGCAGCGATGGGATGGCGGTGCGGCCTTATTCGGGCAGATGCGGCAGCACGAAGGACAGCGACGAGCGATATTCGACATGGTCGACCTTCGCCTTGTCGTCGGCTGGCCCGACATAGATGCCCATCAACACGTTCAGCCCCTGGTTGCGCAGCGTGATGGTGGCGGTGCCGTCCGCGCCGGTCTTGACCGCGACTTCGTCGGGATCGTTGACATAGTCGGACATGATGGTCGCGCCCGCGATCGGCTTGCCTTCATAATAGGCCCGCACTTTCATCGGCTCGCCCATCTTCTGCGGGATGGCGGGATCGACGGGGACGATCTGGAGCTTATGCCCTTCGAACAGGGGCACGGGGCTGGTCGGCACCTTGGTCAGATGGACGGCATATTTCCAATTATGCTCGGCAAGGCTGGCGGTGGGCACTTCGTCGCGGCCCTTATTATGCCATTTGCCGTCGGGGGTCTTGCTCCACAGGCCATAGTCCATGATCGCCGCGACCGCCGCGATCGGCTCTTCGCTATCCACCACGGGGATCGGCCCGGCGGTGCGCAGGCTGGTGGTGACGGGTGCCCAGTCGGCATCATAGCCGGTGACGGTCTTGATGAGCGGCAGGCGCTTGACCGCGTCGAGATCGTCAGCGCCGACGCCATAGATGAGGGCGATCTGCGTCGCGCGCTGGGCGAACCAGATGCCATGCGCGCTCAAGGGGGCGGCCATGGCCAGAAGCGCCGATCCGGCGACGGTGACAGCAAGGATGCGTGGCAGTTTCATCGATCATCTCCCGTGGCCCTGATGGCCCTGACACACAGGCTATGTCAGCGACGGCCCGCCGGATGCCGTTTTTCAGGCGTGCGCAGGCAGCATGTGCCGGAAAATGACAGGCGCACAGTGGATGATCGCCCGATGGCGGAAAGGGGGATGTGGATCGTTGGAGGCTTGAATGACCCGAAGGGGCCTAATCGAGCGGCGGATCGCCCTGCGCGAGATCCATGAAATTGCGGGCGGCGTCGCGATCGGCCGCGTCCTTGAAGGCGATATCGAGGTCGGGGGCGTCGCCCATCAGGAAGAGCAGGCACCACAACGCAAAACGTCGACCCCGGTCCTTTTCCAGACCAAGGTCGACGCGCATGCGCTCGACGCCCGCTGCGATCGCTTCGGCAGGCACGGCATCGATGTCCGTGCGGCCGAAATAGCGACGCAGCTGGTCGTCAAATTGCATTTGGATCAGCCGTTCAGCTTGTCCTTGACCGCCTTGGCAGCGGTGAAGCCCAGCTTCTTGGACGCGGCGATCTGGATCGTCTCGCCAGTGGCGGGGTTGCGGCCCTCGCGTGCGGCGCTTTCCTTGACCTTGAACTTGCCGAAACCGTTGAGCGAGATTTCTTCGCCCTTGGCCGCCGCGTCGACGATCGCCGAGATCACGCCGTCGATGATCTTCTTGGCGTCCGCCTTCGAAAGGTCGTGGGCGGTGGCGACGGTGTCGATCAGGTCACTGTTATTCATAGGACGTCCTCTTCAAGTGTGATGGCACCCGCCCTAGCCCGTTCGCATCCGCCGGTCCATCGCCTAAGGGCGAATTTCGGCGCATTTCCGGTGACATATTGCCGAAAATACGCGGTTTCGAGGCGGTCGATCGGTCCAGGGGACGGGGGCAAGTGATTTAAGTGGCGTTTTAGGCGACGAAATTGCCGGCAAAGGCGAAGCTGTCGATCGGATTGCGGCCGCTTGGGGCTTCGCGCGCCTGCAGGGCTTCAGGCAATATCACCTTGTCGCCCATGCGCCCGATGGCGACGGCAGCTTCGATACGGAAACGGTCCGGCACCGCGAGTTCGCGGCGGGCGGCGTCGAAATCGACGCCCGTCATGGCGTGGGTGTGATAGCCCATCCGTGTCGCCTGCAGCGCGAGCAGCGCCCAGGCGGCGCCTGCGTCGAAACTATGGCTGTGTGAGGGCTTGGTTTCCTGCGAGCCGGGGGCCGACGAGAGGCTGTCGGACAGGATGAAGGTCAGGACCGAGGCATGTTGCACCCAGCTTTGGTTGAACGGCAGCAGCAGACCAAGGAACCGCGCCCAGTCGGCACTGTCGCGATGGGCGTAGAGGAAGCGCCAAGGCTGATAGTTGAAGGCCGACGGTGCCCAGCGGGCCGCGTCGAGCAAGGTGTCGAGATCCGCCTGCGGCAGGGCCGACGCGTCGAAGGCGCGGGGCGACCAGCGGTCGAGGAACAGGGGGTCGACGGGCCGGGTGACGGCGCGGGGGTCAGAGTCCATAAAATCTCCCTAAAAGGCTCGGCATCCATATAGGATGTTTTTTGCGGCTGCGAAGGGCCGACGCTCTTGGGGCATAGCGCTGGCGTAGCGCGCGGGTCGTCGCTAATCCTGCCTGCCGATAAGGGGAGCGGGGCATGACGATCACGGAGACTTTTCTGCTCGCGCTGGCGCTTGTCATGGGGTTGCCCTGGCTGGTGTGGCGCGTGCTGCGCACCGACAATTGGGCGCCGCTGGTGGTGGTGCAGATCGTTGCGGGCGTGCTGCTTGGCCCCGGCGTGCTGGGCGTCGCGCTGCCGCAAGTGCATGATTTCCTGTTTCCGCCCGGCGTCATCGCCGCGCTCAACGGCATCGCCTGGTGGGCGGTGATGATCTTCGTCTGGCTGGCGGGGATCGAACTGGACTTGCACCAGGCCTGGGTCGCGCGGCGCGAGACATGGACGACGGCGGGATTGGCGTTGGTCACGCCGCTGGTGCTGGGGGCGCTGGCCGCCGCGCTGATCCTGACGCAGCCGGGCTGGATCGGCGCGAAGGGGCAGCATTGGCAGGCTTTGCTGGGGATGGGGATGGCCTGCGCGGTGACCGCCCTGCCCATATTGGTTTTGCTGATGGATCGGCTCACCATCCTGCGCCAGCCGCTGGGGCAACGGGTGCTGCGCTATGCCAGCCTGGACGATATCGCCATCTGGGGCGTGCTGGCGCTGATCCTGCTCGATTGGGCGCGGGTCGAGCGGCAGGCGGGATTCCTGCTGCTGTTCCCGTTCGTCGCCTGGGGGTTGCGCGCGGTGATGCGGCGAATCGGCGGGCGCGACCGGCTGTATCTGGGGATGCTGTCGCTCGCGCTATTGGGCTTTGCCGCCGATTGGGCCGGGCTGCATTTCATGGTGGGGGCGTTCCTGGCGGGCGCGATTTTGGACAAGCAATGGTTCGACGAAGCGCAGATGGATATGCTGCGCGATCATATGTTGTTGACGGTGATGCCGGTCTTTTTCCTGAGCACAGGCCTGCGCACCCAATGGGATATGGGCGGGTTCGAGGTGATCGGCGGCGCATTGCTGCTGTTGGCCGCTGCCGTGGTCGGCAAGCTGGCCGGGGTGGCACTGGCCGGGCGAATCCTGGGCTGGCCCAAGGGCGAGGCCGGGGTGATCGGCTGGCTGCTGCAAACCAAGGCGCTGATCATGATCATCTTCGCCAATATCCTGCTCGATCGGCAGATCATCACCGGGACCAGCTTTACCGCGCTGCTGCTGATGGCGATCGGCAGCACCATGCTGACCATGCCCATGGCGCGCCGGGGCCTGGCGAAATTGGTGCAGCGATAAGGGAAAAATCGTCCCGGACGACCCATGGCGCGTGCAGTTCGCCGTAGCGGGCCGTCCGGGATTGCAGCGTTGCCCCACTTTGGAGAGGTATGACAACGCTGTCTCGCGCCATAAAACAGATTCCGCGCCGGGCCGCAAGCCCCTTTGCGCGCGCTCTTTAGAGTATCCGTGATGGTCAAGCGCATGCTGTGGTCCAGAGACGATCTGCCCTGAGTAGCGCATTTGCGGTGACGATGAGCTTTCGCATGATGGCTGTGATGGCGATTTTGGCGGGTTTTCCGGCAGCGATGAGCTGCTGGTATTTGGCCTTGAGGTTTGGATTGAATCGGGCGGCGACCAGAGCAGGCATGTAGAGAGCCTGTCGGACATTGGCCCTACCGCCGCGGATGAAGCTTTTGCCTTTCCATTGGCCGGACTGGCGCGCGACCGGGGCAAGTCCGGCGAGCGAGGCAGCCTGCTTGTTATCGAGCGATCCGAGTTCGGGCATGGTGGCGATGATCTGGTTGGCGGTGAGTGTGCCGAGGCCAGCGATGCTGGTGAGAATGTGGTGGCGCCGGACGAGCTTTTCATCTGCGGCAATGACGGCCGCGATTTCAGCGTCGAGCGCAGCGATGTGGCGAGCGATCTGTTCGAGCCGTTGGCTGCACTGGCGCTTAAGCAGCGTGACGGTGAGGTTCTTTTCGCGGTTTTTGAGCGCGGTGCGATCACGCACCAGACCATCGCGGGCGTTGACGAGTTCGGCCAGTTGGTTCTGCTGCGGGCTTCGGGCGGGCCTGACCGGGGGTTTCAGCGTCACCGCCATCCGTGCGAGCAGCCTGGCGTCGATGCGATCGGTCTTGGCGAGCGTGCCTGTCGCCTGAGCGAAGCGCCTTGCCCGTTCCGGGTTGAGCTTGACGCAGGGCATATGGCCGAGCGCGACCTCCAGCGCGCGGTGGTAGATGCCGGTAGCCTCATAGGCGATCCGCTCGACCTCCCATTGCCCGGCCCATGCGATCAGGGTCTTGTGGCCCTTGGTGGTGTTGGGGAACTGGCGCTCGATCCCGATGGGATGGACATAGCAGTCCAACGTCGCTTTGGAGATGTCGATGCCGATGGTTTGTGGTAGAGAGTTGCTCATCTTTTTCGCTGTCCCATGCTTGTCATCCGGGCCTTAAAAGCCCCGGTATCCGTTCGGGCCTGATGAAAAAGAAAGGGGCGATCCTACTCTAACCCGGTCCCTTCACGACCAGCGGTTTTGCGATCCGTCCCCTTCCGTCCGGTCCGGGGTGGCCACCCCGGACCGGACATCGCATCCTGACCCGAACGGACCACAAAGTCATAAGACAAGCGTGATGAGTTTACTCAGAACCGTTC encodes:
- a CDS encoding serine hydrolase, which encodes MASNDNRGGVARLVLLVMALSACVSAPDPRPAQAAASAPQTSRPATNSWPIRQAPNPPLPYRAVSQNDAPSPTLVSAIRNLGQGFRGKVGIAVRRIDADWTVAWNGTALFPQQSVSKFWVALTFLDAVDRGKLRLTDTTTITKNDLTLFHQPSAAMVKAGGWTTSYSDLMRRAMTQSDNTANDTLLRAVGGPDAVRSYLARRMIKDVRFGPGERLLQATTAGLDWRQDYSIGRNFYTARSRLPMAARVKALDNYLANPPDGAAPTAIVGALAKLKQGDMLSAESTRLLLTVMAEAKTGPQRIKGGVPLGWSYLHKTGTGQDLAPRSTGYNDIGIMTAPDGTSYAVAVLIGSTTVSIPERWALMQGVAKAVAANHQR
- a CDS encoding IS110 family transposase, which produces MMSNQYVAVDVSKAALDIALPGANGVWRRTNSVAGIAALRRRLATLEHPHIVCEATGRYGRLLARQMGAAGIAMSIVNPRQVRDFARASGQLAKTDALDAGIILRFADAMQPARTPPTPENQARLAEQVRRRRQLVGMLVTEKQRLSGLDDAETLASIREHIAFLQGQIGQCDARITAEIEADATLARKAMLLESIPGIGATTAAVLIAELPELGIADKKQIAALAGIAPMNRDSGQWRGQAHITGGRLSVRCALYMATLPAIRFNPTIRDFYQHLRAGGKAPKVAITAAMRKLLIIANAIVQQDKPWANLA
- a CDS encoding HupE/UreJ family protein; protein product: MRSAIRPLPIPLGMRRVALLLLGLMLACIGQALLAHGVNENDRAFIEGASGVNIIPYMYLGAKHMVTGYDHLLFLAGVIFFLYRLKQVGTYVTLFAIGHSTTLLLGVILDLRANPFLIDAIIGLSVVYKAIDNLDGFRTWFGISPNPKAAVLIFGFFHGFGLATKLQDLTLSKDGMIPNLLAFNIGVEIGQFIALTFILLAMTFWRRTDTFRRSAVLANAALMTAGFVLVGFQLTGYLIEKGLT
- a CDS encoding DUF4198 domain-containing protein; this encodes MKLPRILAVTVAGSALLAMAAPLSAHGIWFAQRATQIALIYGVGADDLDAVKRLPLIKTVTGYDADWAPVTTSLRTAGPIPVVDSEEPIAAVAAIMDYGLWSKTPDGKWHNKGRDEVPTASLAEHNWKYAVHLTKVPTSPVPLFEGHKLQIVPVDPAIPQKMGEPMKVRAYYEGKPIAGATIMSDYVNDPDEVAVKTGADGTATITLRNQGLNVLMGIYVGPADDKAKVDHVEYRSSLSFVLPHLPE
- a CDS encoding HU family DNA-binding protein, coding for MNNSDLIDTVATAHDLSKADAKKIIDGVISAIVDAAAKGEEISLNGFGKFKVKESAAREGRNPATGETIQIAASKKLGFTAAKAVKDKLNG
- a CDS encoding nitroreductase family protein, with protein sequence MDSDPRAVTRPVDPLFLDRWSPRAFDASALPQADLDTLLDAARWAPSAFNYQPWRFLYAHRDSADWARFLGLLLPFNQSWVQHASVLTFILSDSLSSAPGSQETKPSHSHSFDAGAAWALLALQATRMGYHTHAMTGVDFDAARRELAVPDRFRIEAAVAIGRMGDKVILPEALQAREAPSGRNPIDSFAFAGNFVA
- a CDS encoding cation:proton antiporter, which produces MTITETFLLALALVMGLPWLVWRVLRTDNWAPLVVVQIVAGVLLGPGVLGVALPQVHDFLFPPGVIAALNGIAWWAVMIFVWLAGIELDLHQAWVARRETWTTAGLALVTPLVLGALAAALILTQPGWIGAKGQHWQALLGMGMACAVTALPILVLLMDRLTILRQPLGQRVLRYASLDDIAIWGVLALILLDWARVERQAGFLLLFPFVAWGLRAVMRRIGGRDRLYLGMLSLALLGFAADWAGLHFMVGAFLAGAILDKQWFDEAQMDMLRDHMLLTVMPVFFLSTGLRTQWDMGGFEVIGGALLLLAAAVVGKLAGVALAGRILGWPKGEAGVIGWLLQTKALIMIIFANILLDRQIITGTSFTALLLMAIGSTMLTMPMARRGLAKLVQR
- a CDS encoding IS110 family transposase, which codes for MSNSLPQTIGIDISKATLDCYVHPIGIERQFPNTTKGHKTLIAWAGQWEVERIAYEATGIYHRALEVALGHMPCVKLNPERARRFAQATGTLAKTDRIDARLLARMAVTLKPPVRPARSPQQNQLAELVNARDGLVRDRTALKNREKNLTVTLLKRQCSQRLEQIARHIAALDAEIAAVIAADEKLVRRHHILTSIAGLGTLTANQIIATMPELGSLDNKQAASLAGLAPVARQSGQWKGKSFIRGGRANVRQALYMPALVAARFNPNLKAKYQQLIAAGKPAKIAITAIMRKLIVTANALLRADRLWTTACA